From a region of the Roseivirga sp. 4D4 genome:
- a CDS encoding amidohydrolase, whose product MKKLFSVLVAVAMVTMLTASAFKTDPKPALKDKVLELSKEIEPKVVNWRHWVHENAELSNREFKTAAYVAAHLKSLGLEVQENVAKTGVVGILKGGKPGPVVGLRADMDGLPVKERVDIPWASKQIGEYNGEEVPVMHACGHDTHVAILMGVAEVLNSVKDDLRGTVKFIFQPAEEGAPPGEEGGAELMVKEGVIDGMDAIFGLHINSKTEAGKVRYRPAGIMAAVNSFNIKIKGVQTHGSTPWTGVDPIVTAAQIINNAQTVVSRGLPLTKAAAVLSFGKIEGGVRNNIIPEEVNMIGTIRTLDAGMRETLFERFHTIVKSTGESNGAEATLTINRGYPITYNDPELTAMMGNTFTEVAGAENVESSMDAITGAEDFSFFQEKIPGLYFFIGGMRKGQDPKTSAPHHTPDFYVDDSGLLTGIKLMSRMVVDYGEKSR is encoded by the coding sequence ATGAAGAAGTTATTCTCTGTACTTGTTGCCGTAGCCATGGTAACCATGCTAACTGCATCAGCATTCAAGACCGATCCAAAACCAGCATTAAAGGATAAGGTATTAGAACTTTCTAAAGAGATTGAACCTAAGGTGGTCAACTGGCGACACTGGGTGCATGAAAATGCCGAACTCTCTAATCGTGAGTTCAAAACGGCTGCTTACGTAGCTGCTCATCTCAAAAGTCTTGGATTGGAAGTACAAGAGAATGTGGCCAAAACAGGCGTTGTGGGAATTCTCAAGGGTGGAAAACCAGGGCCGGTCGTTGGACTTCGAGCAGATATGGATGGGCTTCCTGTCAAAGAAAGAGTCGACATTCCATGGGCATCAAAACAAATTGGAGAATACAATGGTGAAGAGGTTCCAGTAATGCATGCCTGCGGACATGACACACATGTGGCCATCCTTATGGGTGTGGCAGAAGTATTGAATTCAGTGAAAGATGACTTGCGCGGCACAGTGAAATTCATCTTCCAACCGGCAGAAGAAGGAGCACCTCCAGGCGAAGAAGGTGGGGCAGAATTGATGGTCAAAGAGGGAGTAATTGATGGAATGGATGCCATCTTCGGTTTACACATCAACTCGAAAACTGAAGCCGGAAAAGTGCGTTATCGTCCTGCTGGTATTATGGCAGCGGTAAATAGCTTCAATATTAAAATTAAGGGAGTGCAAACCCATGGTTCTACTCCCTGGACAGGTGTTGATCCCATTGTAACAGCTGCTCAAATCATCAACAATGCTCAGACAGTTGTCAGCAGAGGGCTGCCGTTGACTAAAGCCGCAGCAGTACTCAGTTTCGGTAAGATCGAAGGTGGAGTTCGGAATAATATCATCCCTGAAGAGGTGAATATGATCGGTACTATCAGAACACTGGATGCTGGTATGAGAGAAACCTTATTCGAACGCTTTCACACTATAGTGAAGAGCACAGGTGAAAGTAATGGTGCTGAGGCTACCTTGACCATCAACAGAGGTTACCCAATTACTTACAATGATCCTGAACTCACGGCTATGATGGGAAATACTTTTACCGAAGTAGCAGGAGCTGAAAATGTAGAATCCAGCATGGACGCCATCACTGGCGCAGAGGACTTCTCTTTCTTCCAGGAGAAAATTCCAGGTTTGTACTTCTTTATCGGAGGAATGAGAAAAGGACAAGACCCAAAGACATCGGCACCACATCATACCCCTGATTTTTATGTTGACGATTCAGGACTGCTTACTGGAATCAAGTTGATGAGTAGAATGGTGGTGGACTATGGGGAAAAGAGTAGGTAG
- a CDS encoding cupin domain-containing protein, with translation MPFVQLDEIQSKELLPGFSVKFIHAEKMTLAYWDIKAGSVLPEHSHPHEQVAAQVMSGEFELTLEGESKVMKTGDVAVIPSNAVHSGKAITDCQLLDVFSPVREDYL, from the coding sequence ATGCCATTCGTACAACTTGACGAGATTCAATCTAAAGAGCTTCTTCCCGGGTTCTCGGTGAAATTTATTCATGCCGAAAAAATGACACTCGCTTATTGGGATATAAAGGCTGGGAGCGTTCTTCCGGAGCATAGTCATCCACATGAACAAGTGGCTGCTCAAGTGATGTCGGGTGAATTTGAATTGACTCTCGAAGGAGAATCCAAAGTAATGAAAACCGGGGATGTAGCCGTTATTCCCTCAAATGCTGTCCATAGCGGCAAGGCCATCACTGACTGCCAGTTACTAGATGTTTTTAGCCCTGTGAGAGAAGATTATCTGTAG
- a CDS encoding serine hydrolase domain-containing protein, producing the protein MKVRIVIPSVKAGWFFSMVFTLFFSCSATGQDHWREFDSSVEKLILDEVGAGAEIYIERAGTKIYHRAFGFSDPELKVKSQIGDIYNIRSMTKPMAGAIAEILFERNELSPDDLVSKYLPEFGHGKTKGLTIEHLLLHRGGYTQGQPGKSWTRYNSLKEMVDYWADNDPTGKVGGTWSYADAHSDIFARVAEVVTGLSAQELLEDYLIGPLRMTSSFAAWTSKDKLVKRIVPQLRGKKGDWKVVWRAEDYPWHKFAMFAQSVYSTAEDYAKFARLYMPKRSSNLSQVISNNSVKRAFSNRQLINVTPQLFPLAGKREFTYGHFWGMAFNDLEDEWPEVFLHRGSDGTSIHGFPAKGIIIVVMTQSRGSNLPNNIESAIQEIIIPELSNY; encoded by the coding sequence ATGAAGGTTAGAATTGTAATACCCTCTGTCAAAGCGGGGTGGTTTTTTTCAATGGTATTTACGCTGTTCTTTAGCTGTTCTGCTACTGGGCAAGATCACTGGAGAGAATTTGACTCCTCCGTAGAAAAACTGATTCTAGATGAAGTTGGAGCCGGTGCCGAAATTTATATTGAAAGGGCTGGTACCAAGATTTATCACAGGGCTTTTGGCTTTTCCGACCCTGAATTGAAGGTAAAGTCTCAAATTGGCGACATCTATAATATTCGTTCGATGACTAAACCTATGGCGGGTGCGATCGCTGAAATTCTGTTTGAAAGGAATGAGCTATCTCCAGATGATCTGGTTTCAAAATATCTGCCTGAATTTGGACATGGTAAGACAAAGGGTTTAACCATAGAGCATTTACTCCTACATCGTGGAGGCTATACACAAGGTCAGCCAGGGAAATCCTGGACTCGGTACAATAGCCTTAAAGAAATGGTAGACTACTGGGCTGATAATGACCCGACCGGAAAAGTCGGAGGCACTTGGTCCTATGCAGATGCCCACTCAGATATTTTTGCTCGCGTTGCTGAGGTTGTTACAGGGCTTTCTGCTCAAGAGTTGCTTGAAGATTATTTGATTGGACCTTTGCGGATGACCTCAAGTTTTGCGGCATGGACTTCAAAGGATAAATTGGTCAAAAGAATCGTTCCACAATTGAGAGGTAAAAAGGGTGATTGGAAAGTGGTTTGGAGGGCTGAGGATTATCCATGGCATAAGTTTGCCATGTTTGCGCAGAGTGTTTACTCAACAGCGGAGGACTATGCCAAGTTTGCCCGACTCTACATGCCTAAAAGGTCGAGTAACCTCTCACAAGTGATTTCCAATAACTCAGTGAAACGTGCATTTAGTAATCGCCAATTGATCAATGTTACTCCTCAGCTTTTTCCTTTGGCAGGAAAACGAGAATTCACCTATGGTCATTTTTGGGGAATGGCCTTTAACGATCTTGAAGATGAATGGCCTGAAGTGTTTCTCCATCGAGGTAGCGATGGTACCAGCATACATGGTTTCCCAGCAAAGGGTATCATAATTGTGGTCATGACCCAATCCAGAGGTTCTAATTTGCCGAACAACATTGAGTCTGCTATTCAGGAGATCATTATTCCAGAGCTGAGTAATTATTAG
- a CDS encoding DUF5050 domain-containing protein yields MKRKNTYLEFISLGFILMITLSLRVNGQSATMVYAAKSGRNVDIWKCDINGRQRVKLTSYSGPDYTPTISPDGKTIAYTTYEYGGHRIALMSTDGSNKRRLLPQSEGYNLDPSWSPDGSEIAYFTNYRGYWQIFKYNLLTKQKTRLSDIGNTSERSPAFSPDGKKIAFQSIRDGNWEIYVMNTDGSNHKRLTNNKFDDFRPSWSPDGSKIVFGSRNNNQMDIYIIKADGSGLKNLTNGKPQVLPGNGESHKDDMSPVFTPDGKLIIWSSGMLGKGVDIYSMKPDGSDLKKFIATQADEGYPAFSK; encoded by the coding sequence ATGAAAAGAAAAAATACATATCTGGAATTTATCAGCTTGGGATTCATCTTGATGATTACCCTTAGCTTGAGAGTAAATGGACAGTCTGCCACTATGGTGTATGCTGCCAAGTCAGGAAGAAATGTAGATATCTGGAAGTGTGATATCAATGGGAGACAGAGAGTCAAGCTTACATCCTATAGCGGTCCAGATTATACACCGACAATTTCTCCAGATGGCAAAACGATTGCCTATACTACTTATGAATATGGTGGGCACCGAATTGCCTTGATGTCTACTGACGGAAGTAATAAGAGAAGGTTGCTGCCACAATCAGAAGGCTATAACCTTGATCCAAGTTGGTCTCCAGATGGAAGCGAAATAGCTTATTTCACAAATTACCGTGGCTATTGGCAGATTTTTAAATACAACCTTTTGACTAAGCAGAAAACCAGACTTTCTGATATTGGTAACACATCAGAAAGGAGTCCTGCGTTCTCCCCTGATGGTAAGAAAATTGCCTTTCAGTCCATCAGAGATGGAAATTGGGAGATATACGTGATGAATACTGATGGAAGCAACCATAAAAGGCTTACGAATAATAAGTTCGATGATTTTAGACCTTCATGGTCACCTGATGGAAGTAAAATAGTTTTTGGCTCTAGGAATAATAATCAAATGGACATTTATATTATCAAGGCTGATGGTTCTGGGCTGAAAAACTTAACGAATGGTAAGCCACAAGTATTACCAGGTAATGGTGAGTCACACAAAGATGATATGAGTCCAGTTTTTACACCAGATGGTAAGCTTATCATATGGTCTTCCGGTATGCTTGGAAAAGGCGTAGATATTTACTCGATGAAACCAGATGGTAGTGATTTAAAGAAGTTTATTGCTACCCAAGCTGATGAAGGTTACCCAGCCTTTTCCAAATAG
- a CDS encoding DPP IV N-terminal domain-containing protein — protein sequence MRVIKPACKKLIVMVVSFILFESASAQEYPVIFTSQKKGGNDELVIRYNEKQVQLTYHSAKDSSPHLSPDGRNIVFTSERVGWWKIWSYDLQTGKTTQLTKGRAADYSPMYSPAGKEIIFTSGRGGKSDLYIMNLDGSEVRNLTNSSASEGAAYWAKDGFIYYSANETGRYQLMRIKPDGTGKEHLSDGTADDLDPELSPDGKQLVYYSYKFGNPEICVMSLDTKEVIRLTNNPLLDIRPSWAPNGESIVFERGNKKDNQQIFIINRDGSGEKQLTFSGYNYAPVFMNNLGDMSRIKTEK from the coding sequence ATGAGGGTGATAAAACCAGCTTGTAAAAAGCTTATTGTGATGGTAGTGTCTTTTATACTTTTTGAAAGCGCATCGGCTCAAGAATATCCTGTGATATTCACTTCGCAAAAGAAAGGAGGGAATGATGAACTTGTCATTCGCTACAACGAAAAGCAAGTTCAGTTGACCTATCATTCGGCTAAGGATAGCAGCCCTCACTTGAGTCCGGACGGTCGAAATATCGTTTTTACTTCTGAGCGAGTAGGATGGTGGAAAATTTGGTCTTATGACCTTCAGACAGGCAAAACTACACAGCTTACAAAAGGTCGGGCTGCTGACTACTCTCCCATGTATTCTCCTGCAGGTAAAGAAATCATATTTACATCAGGCAGGGGTGGCAAGTCTGATTTGTATATAATGAATCTTGACGGTTCTGAGGTAAGAAACCTTACCAATTCATCAGCATCAGAAGGAGCTGCCTATTGGGCTAAAGATGGCTTTATATACTACTCAGCAAACGAGACGGGTCGTTATCAATTGATGCGAATAAAGCCAGATGGTACTGGCAAAGAGCACCTTTCGGATGGTACGGCTGACGATCTGGACCCCGAACTTTCTCCTGATGGAAAACAGCTGGTTTACTACTCCTATAAATTTGGCAACCCAGAAATCTGCGTAATGAGCCTAGATACCAAAGAGGTGATTAGGTTAACCAATAATCCATTGCTAGACATCAGGCCATCTTGGGCCCCAAACGGGGAAAGCATTGTTTTTGAAAGGGGAAATAAGAAAGACAATCAGCAAATATTCATTATCAATCGAGATGGATCAGGAGAGAAGCAACTGACTTTTAGTGGATATAATTACGCACCTGTCTTCATGAACAACTTGGGTGATATGAGTCGCATTAAAACTGAGAAATAG
- a CDS encoding DinB family protein has product MKKLNKIFLVLCLIAIGSLNTKAQGIKQSDLAGAWQNMTNMFLTTTKAMPAEHFTFQPTKEVASFGGLVGHTIGANYLFGPTVNAPKVDRPSFDDSNKKDVVAAMEASFKYINDAIANLSDSDLSQEVDWFGSKMPRLKAILSLTDHIEREYGKVITYARLKGVTPAGGRGW; this is encoded by the coding sequence ATGAAAAAACTCAACAAAATTTTTTTAGTCCTTTGCCTAATAGCAATAGGAAGCCTTAACACAAAGGCACAGGGAATAAAGCAATCAGATTTGGCTGGAGCTTGGCAAAACATGACCAATATGTTCCTTACGACAACCAAGGCTATGCCTGCTGAACACTTTACTTTTCAACCAACAAAAGAGGTAGCGTCATTTGGCGGTTTGGTAGGTCATACGATAGGGGCGAATTATCTATTTGGCCCCACAGTGAATGCCCCTAAGGTAGATAGGCCTTCTTTCGATGATTCGAATAAAAAAGATGTAGTGGCAGCTATGGAAGCCTCTTTCAAGTACATCAACGATGCTATTGCCAATCTAAGTGATAGCGATTTGAGTCAGGAAGTAGACTGGTTTGGTAGCAAAATGCCGAGACTCAAAGCCATTCTATCTCTGACCGATCATATCGAAAGAGAGTATGGTAAAGTGATAACCTACGCCAGATTAAAAGGTGTGACACCTGCTGGCGGAAGAGGGTGGTAA
- a CDS encoding LytR/AlgR family response regulator transcription factor has translation MNIKAVIVDDEFLARQRILKLLEVHDDIEVVAEAKNAEQAIDVIQEREPDLLFLDIQMPGQDGFYVLRKLNLKRLPIIIFTTAYDQFALDAFQVNALDYLLKPFEQERFDESVIRAKDQLKLERTSVYNKHVQNLIDSVAQHDEVLKTFKLKDKGRAFYVKVDDVQFLEAAGNYVVLHTSDQQYVYRATMNQMENSLDKEEFLRIHRSFLVNRRFVKSYQYLTGNEFSFTMKNGKDLRSAKSQKPLITQFMDLYFTK, from the coding sequence ATGAACATAAAAGCCGTTATCGTAGATGATGAATTTTTGGCGCGTCAACGCATTCTTAAGTTATTGGAGGTGCATGATGATATTGAAGTGGTGGCCGAGGCTAAGAATGCGGAGCAGGCCATTGATGTTATCCAAGAGCGAGAGCCTGATCTACTGTTTCTTGATATTCAAATGCCAGGCCAGGACGGGTTCTATGTACTCCGTAAGCTCAACCTCAAAAGGCTTCCTATCATCATTTTCACCACAGCCTATGATCAGTTTGCCTTGGATGCTTTTCAGGTAAACGCACTCGATTATCTATTAAAGCCATTTGAGCAAGAGCGGTTTGACGAATCAGTTATCAGGGCAAAGGATCAACTGAAACTTGAAAGAACTTCGGTTTATAACAAGCATGTCCAAAACCTTATTGATTCAGTTGCACAGCATGATGAGGTCCTCAAGACCTTCAAACTGAAAGACAAGGGCAGAGCGTTTTACGTCAAAGTAGATGATGTGCAGTTTTTAGAGGCAGCTGGAAACTACGTTGTGCTCCACACCAGCGACCAACAATATGTCTATCGGGCTACTATGAATCAAATGGAGAATTCTCTGGACAAGGAGGAGTTTTTACGGATTCATAGGTCCTTTCTAGTCAATCGAAGATTTGTAAAGTCTTATCAGTACTTAACAGGTAATGAGTTCAGCTTTACAATGAAGAATGGTAAGGACCTTCGATCGGCCAAAAGTCAGAAGCCTTTGATCACCCAGTTCATGGATTTGTACTTCACCAAGTAG
- a CDS encoding sensor histidine kinase has translation MKISINPYNKLSIGMKWLFLGATVISALVILEDYATYVVSGFNYEYSWFAVPVKAVTNYFAWILFAPIIDWQSYQVVLIKNTDRYKNLFLITLLSLILAFAHRFLSTIAFDGIYFFKSGFMASPLSEKNLQLLFSGTLTSLIQCWILIGLFVAIRYYRQYLEKQRELNMAQLKALKMQLHPHFLFNTLHSISSLIDINPKDAQKMTSRLGQLMRSTLDHERKQEASLAEEVEYIQNYLGIEHVRFQDRLEIHYDIEEAAMNATLPYLILQPIVENAIKHGIKDMQEGGAIQLSAKVSDDRVVITIQDNGEGVSNDNSGSGIGLSIVFKRLSQFYQNDFELESGQLEGAGYKVEMNLPFLKFQQL, from the coding sequence TTGAAAATATCGATTAATCCATATAACAAGTTATCCATTGGGATGAAATGGTTGTTTTTGGGAGCAACGGTAATTTCAGCTTTGGTGATTCTAGAAGACTATGCCACATATGTAGTCAGTGGATTCAACTATGAATACAGCTGGTTTGCAGTACCGGTCAAGGCAGTGACCAATTATTTTGCCTGGATTCTGTTTGCTCCAATCATTGATTGGCAATCTTATCAAGTCGTATTAATAAAAAATACCGATCGGTATAAAAATCTATTCCTTATTACTCTTTTGAGTTTGATTCTGGCATTCGCCCATAGGTTTTTATCCACTATCGCTTTTGACGGGATTTATTTTTTCAAATCAGGCTTTATGGCCAGCCCCTTAAGCGAGAAAAATCTTCAACTGCTGTTTTCTGGTACATTGACAAGTCTAATTCAGTGTTGGATTTTAATTGGCCTTTTTGTGGCGATAAGATACTATAGGCAGTACTTAGAAAAGCAGCGTGAATTGAATATGGCACAACTCAAGGCGCTTAAGATGCAGCTGCATCCCCATTTCTTATTTAATACTTTGCATTCCATTTCTTCCTTGATTGACATCAATCCAAAGGATGCACAAAAGATGACGTCTAGGTTAGGTCAACTCATGCGCAGCACCTTGGATCATGAGAGAAAACAGGAGGCCAGTTTGGCCGAAGAGGTCGAGTATATTCAAAACTACCTCGGTATTGAGCATGTTAGATTTCAAGATCGACTTGAAATACACTACGACATTGAAGAGGCTGCAATGAATGCTACGTTGCCATACCTGATTTTGCAACCAATTGTTGAGAACGCCATAAAGCACGGGATAAAGGATATGCAAGAGGGAGGAGCCATTCAGTTATCAGCGAAAGTTTCTGACGACCGTGTTGTCATTACAATTCAGGATAATGGCGAAGGAGTTTCGAATGACAATTCTGGATCAGGAATTGGACTTAGTATTGTCTTTAAGAGGCTGTCTCAGTTTTATCAGAACGATTTTGAACTGGAAAGTGGTCAGTTAGAAGGAGCCGGCTATAAGGTAGAGATGAATTTGCCTTTTCTCAAGTTTCAACAGCTATGA
- a CDS encoding bifunctional heptose 7-phosphate kinase/heptose 1-phosphate adenyltransferase — protein sequence MTFSDANSLFEAFSKLKILVIGDVMVDSYVFGGVSRISPEAPVPVVLANNKDKRLGGAANVALNVQALGATPIPCAIVGDDIDGEFFLKRLKERGIPGKGVIVSTDRQTTVKERVLSGAHQLLRIDYETDKALTAIEQKSLLAHIKNLLPECDAVIFEDYDKGVINKTIISETIAEANRLGIPTVVDPKKRNFLDYKGATLFKPNLKELREGLKIDCDPTDLESVKAGAKALQETLDAKMVMVTLSEHGVFIKDNGDTHLIPAHIRQISDVSGAGDTVISIVACGLAAGLDAKRTAALANLGGGLVCEHVGVVPVEKEDLKKEIEKFDLL from the coding sequence ATGACTTTTTCAGACGCTAATTCACTTTTTGAAGCATTCAGTAAACTGAAAATCCTCGTGATCGGTGACGTGATGGTGGATTCCTATGTTTTCGGTGGGGTTTCCAGAATTTCTCCCGAGGCTCCCGTGCCGGTGGTTTTAGCGAATAATAAAGATAAGCGACTCGGAGGGGCTGCAAATGTGGCTTTGAATGTCCAAGCCTTGGGCGCTACTCCAATACCCTGCGCTATCGTGGGTGATGACATCGATGGCGAGTTCTTTTTAAAAAGACTTAAGGAAAGGGGAATCCCAGGCAAAGGAGTAATCGTCAGTACGGATCGTCAAACCACGGTTAAAGAAAGAGTGCTGTCTGGAGCACACCAGTTACTGAGAATAGATTATGAAACTGACAAAGCACTTACAGCCATTGAGCAAAAGAGTCTGCTGGCGCATATCAAGAATCTTCTTCCAGAATGCGATGCTGTAATCTTTGAAGATTACGATAAAGGAGTTATCAATAAGACAATCATTTCCGAGACCATAGCCGAAGCGAATAGGCTGGGTATACCAACTGTAGTAGACCCGAAGAAGAGAAACTTCCTAGACTATAAAGGAGCGACACTATTTAAACCCAATTTGAAAGAATTGAGGGAAGGGCTCAAAATTGATTGCGATCCAACTGATCTGGAGTCAGTAAAGGCGGGTGCCAAGGCCCTACAAGAAACATTGGATGCAAAAATGGTAATGGTGACCCTTTCTGAACATGGTGTTTTCATTAAGGATAATGGAGATACGCATTTGATTCCGGCACATATCCGCCAGATCTCCGATGTTTCAGGAGCTGGTGATACCGTGATTAGTATAGTGGCTTGCGGCCTAGCTGCAGGACTTGATGCAAAACGCACAGCAGCATTAGCCAACTTGGGCGGAGGTTTGGTTTGCGAACATGTCGGTGTTGTGCCAGTCGAAAAGGAAGACCTTAAGAAAGAGATCGAGAAATTCGATCTACTTTAA
- a CDS encoding pyridoxal phosphate-dependent aminotransferase produces MEMLSDRIKNMAESATLAMAAKAREYKARGINVISLSLGEPDFKTPKHIQQGAKDAIDEGKYFAYPPVNGYLDVRQAISEKFKRENGLDYAADQIVISNGAKQSIANVFQALINEGDEVVVFAPFWVSYSALIELAGGVPVYVNGSIDSDFKVTADQLAAAITPRTKALIFSSPCNPTGSVFTKEELLALSEVILKHENLVVIADEIYEHINYTGAHASIGALPGMNDRTVTVNGMAKGFAMTGWRVGYIGAPLWLAKACNKVQGQFTSANCGIAQRAAYTALTSDLGPTHEMSKEYLRRRNFVKDLLDDIPGFKTNIPQGAFYFFPDISAYFGKSDGETTINNASDLSMYILDHAHVSVVTGEAFGDPNCIRLSYAASEEDLREAIKRIKKALAKLS; encoded by the coding sequence ATGGAAATGCTTTCAGATCGTATCAAAAACATGGCGGAGTCGGCTACTTTGGCTATGGCCGCAAAAGCTAGAGAATATAAAGCCAGAGGAATCAATGTCATCAGTTTGAGTTTAGGGGAACCAGACTTCAAGACACCCAAGCACATTCAGCAAGGAGCCAAAGATGCGATTGATGAAGGTAAATACTTTGCCTATCCACCGGTGAATGGATACCTGGATGTAAGACAGGCGATTTCTGAGAAATTCAAAAGAGAGAACGGCTTGGACTATGCGGCTGATCAAATTGTGATCTCCAATGGAGCCAAGCAATCCATCGCCAATGTATTTCAGGCCCTTATCAATGAAGGAGATGAGGTGGTTGTGTTCGCACCGTTTTGGGTGAGCTATTCAGCCCTGATTGAATTAGCAGGTGGTGTGCCGGTATATGTAAATGGAAGTATCGATTCAGACTTCAAAGTGACGGCTGACCAACTGGCCGCTGCGATTACACCAAGAACAAAAGCATTAATCTTTTCATCGCCCTGTAACCCGACAGGTTCGGTATTTACCAAAGAGGAGTTACTTGCCTTATCAGAGGTAATCCTGAAGCATGAAAACCTTGTGGTGATTGCGGATGAGATTTACGAGCATATTAACTATACAGGTGCACACGCCAGTATAGGCGCACTGCCTGGTATGAATGACCGAACTGTTACGGTCAATGGAATGGCCAAAGGTTTTGCCATGACAGGCTGGCGCGTTGGTTATATTGGTGCTCCGCTTTGGTTAGCTAAAGCTTGTAACAAAGTGCAAGGCCAGTTCACTTCGGCCAACTGTGGTATTGCCCAACGTGCAGCATATACCGCACTTACTTCGGACTTAGGGCCTACTCATGAAATGAGTAAGGAATACCTTCGTAGAAGAAACTTCGTGAAGGATCTTTTAGATGACATTCCTGGTTTTAAAACGAATATTCCTCAAGGCGCATTCTACTTCTTCCCTGATATTAGTGCCTATTTTGGTAAGTCTGACGGAGAAACGACTATTAACAATGCTAGCGATCTGAGCATGTACATCTTGGATCATGCACATGTATCGGTGGTAACAGGAGAGGCATTCGGAGACCCCAATTGTATTAGGCTCTCCTACGCGGCCTCAGAGGAAGACTTAAGAGAGGCTATCAAGAGAATTAAAAAAGCCCTGGCTAAACTTTCATAA
- the recR gene encoding recombination mediator RecR: protein MNFPPKLVENAIEEISKLPGIGKKTALRLVLHLLKQDKITTSHLSEALNRLREDTQYCSTCHIISDTTDCTCKTIKRELTTICVVQDTPDVIAIENTAQYRGLYHVLGGVISPIEGIGPEELNIDTLIKRVKDSEPKIEEVILALNPTMEGDTTAFYLTKKLKEFEVKVTSIARGIPIGGELEFADEVTLGRSIMTRTTYE, encoded by the coding sequence TTGAATTTCCCTCCCAAACTTGTCGAAAACGCAATCGAGGAGATATCTAAACTGCCAGGCATTGGTAAAAAGACTGCATTAAGGTTAGTCCTCCATCTTCTGAAACAAGATAAGATCACCACAAGTCATTTGTCTGAAGCGCTCAATCGCTTGAGAGAAGACACGCAATATTGCAGCACCTGTCACATAATTTCAGATACGACCGATTGTACTTGTAAAACCATCAAGAGAGAATTGACTACCATTTGTGTAGTTCAGGATACCCCAGATGTGATTGCTATCGAAAACACTGCTCAATATAGGGGGCTGTACCATGTACTCGGTGGTGTAATTTCTCCCATTGAAGGGATTGGTCCCGAGGAACTAAATATTGATACTTTAATAAAAAGGGTAAAAGATAGTGAGCCAAAAATAGAAGAAGTAATTTTGGCACTAAATCCTACAATGGAGGGTGATACCACAGCATTTTACTTGACCAAGAAACTCAAGGAATTTGAAGTGAAAGTGACTTCCATTGCAAGGGGTATACCGATCGGTGGGGAGCTTGAATTTGCCGATGAGGTAACCTTAGGAAGAAGTATTATGACGAGAACAACATACGAATAA
- a CDS encoding ATP-dependent Clp protease adaptor ClpS, translating to MHLNYQEEEAVELMEVAVDDDLCDLVVFNDDVNTFEHVINTLIKICNHSAEQAEQCTLLIHYKGKCTVKSGSFTELRPMCENILDAGITATVM from the coding sequence ATGCATTTGAATTACCAGGAAGAAGAGGCGGTTGAGTTAATGGAAGTGGCAGTTGATGATGACCTTTGTGATTTGGTCGTGTTCAATGATGATGTCAATACTTTTGAACACGTAATTAATACCTTGATTAAGATTTGTAATCATTCTGCTGAACAGGCTGAACAATGTACTCTTCTCATTCATTACAAAGGAAAATGCACTGTTAAATCAGGTTCCTTCACAGAATTACGTCCTATGTGCGAAAACATTTTGGATGCTGGCATTACTGCCACGGTCATGTGA